The following coding sequences lie in one Apium graveolens cultivar Ventura chromosome 1, ASM990537v1, whole genome shotgun sequence genomic window:
- the LOC141698131 gene encoding uncharacterized protein LOC141698131 produces the protein MKLHSGNSEARNKVIADFSKWQLDIGDGKVECIDTHRADVETEFVVPDEYVVKSPLKTPIKTLIDIIYPDFQNNLHSQEYLRSRSILTPTNVVVDDINARILERVSGNMHTYLSQDSIEDRGVDDNDFDSSFPVEYLNSINMPCMPKHELKVKVGAVVMLMRNLNQIMGLCNGTRMIVTGCKKNSIECQILCGSQVGTKHLIPRIDMVPTDTNWPFEFKRTQFPLQLYFSMTVNKSQGKSLDTVGLYLPRPVFSHGQLYVAISRVTSPEGLHILIDDDNGKSTNITSNVVFEEVFYNLPKL, from the coding sequence ATGAAATTACATTCAGGTAATTCTGAAGCTAGAAATAAAGTAATAGCTGACTTTAGTAAATGGCAACTTGATATTGGAGACGGAAAAGTTGAATGCATTGATACTCATCGTGCAGATGTTGAAACTGAGTTTGTAGTTCCTGATGAATATGTTGTCAAGAGTCCCTTGAAAACTCCCATTAAAACCCTAATTGACATTATATATCCAGATTTTCAGAATAACTTGCATTCACAGGAGTATCTGAGATCGAGATCTATTTTGACTCCAACAAACGTTGTAGTTGATGACATCAATGCACGGATTCTTGAAAGAGTTTCGGGTAATATGCATACTTATCTCAGCCAAGATTCAATTGAAGACAGGGGTGTTGACGATAATGACTTTGATTCGTCATTTCCAGTTGAGTATTTGAACTCCATAAATATGCCATGTATGCCTAAACATGAGTTGAAAGTAAAGGTTGGAGCCGTTGTTATGTTGATGAGGAATTTAAATCAGATTATGGGTCTATGCAATGGTACAAGGATGATAGTTACTGGCTGCAAAAAAAACAGTATAGAATGTCAAATTCTCTGTGGATCTCAAGTTGGTACGAAACATCTAATTCCAAGAATCGATATGGTCCCAACAGACACAAATTGGCCATTTGAATTTAAAAGAACGCAATTTCCTCTCCAACTATATTTTTCCATGACTGTGAACAAGAGCCAAGGTAAATCATTGGACACAGTTGGATTGTATCTTCCTCGGCCCGTATTCTCACATGGTCAGTTATACGTTGCAATATCCCGTGTTACATCTCCAGAAGGACTACATATTCTTATTGATGACGATAATGGGAAAAGCACAAATATAACATCAAATGTTGTGTTTGAAGAAGTTTTCTACAACCTTCCTAAATTGTGA